The Lycium barbarum isolate Lr01 chromosome 10, ASM1917538v2, whole genome shotgun sequence genome includes a region encoding these proteins:
- the LOC132613143 gene encoding uncharacterized protein LOC132613143, producing the protein MDHTDIIEDNEQHITLNMKTHAADKGTYISAVYAKCTAKERRDLWDNIDNLNNSWDGPWCIGGAFNVIMNPKEKCGGKPYRASKSLDFISIMEACGFLDIGFSGPKLLVQQSWESRIEGNPIWHLQSKFKLLSRRLCQWSKESIGDINEERRINKGYAEYVRWLGLQDNLMRQKTQTNWFKKGDYNSRYIHSILRNRRRRIHLHRIKNHRGAWNQGEEQISKDAIKHFKGFFNLNQQTSDHRIPNCIPTMINDQDNEHLTIIPNEEEIKEAIFSMNPESSVGPDSFNGKFFQFCWNIIKKDITAFVTEFSKGKNLTKFLTHTCLALIPKVESPSTFQEFRPISLSNFTNNIISKLVAKRLSPLLSKLVSENQSGFISRRLITENVMLAQEIVHDIGKHNKGGNKVMKLDMAKAYDRLSWSFLFKVLQRFGFCDNWIDMIRRIVDNGSSAEKRKYHRSSWENLCYPKDEGRIGIRTLFDISNTLSIKKWWRLRTKQSLWADFMKKKYFSNKHIVQKKWIPGNSQGWKNLVWARNHAEKHIKWNINAGICNFWWDTWTKHDPLAMIPSVNSNGLLANLTVKEFMLNKAWYERILSCILPSNSIHDIKDIEIGLEDQDDDLVWNCTEDGIYTNKTAWHIIRKNRQKDDFLNNIWHKVIPFKVSFLVWRLYHKKLPFNEAINRLKIYSNEWCKDNGLNRVIIEMDSKIICDMINRKTTTNMNLKNLIQSTSRGNDTVDFKHCFREANKIADYLAKLASTSGNETIYTSYHQLPQEVKGINPT; encoded by the exons ATGGATCATACTGATATTATAGAGGATAATGAACAACATATCACTCTCAATATGAAGACTCATGCTGCAGACAAAGGAACTTATATCTCAGCAGTGTATGCTAAATGCACTGCTAAAGAAAGAAGAGATCTTTGGGACAACATAGACAACTTGAATAACTCTTGGGATGGTCCGTGGTGCATTGGTGGAGCTTTTAATGTGATCATGAACCCTAAAGAGAAGTGTGGTGGCAAACCTTATAGAGCAAGTAAGAGCCTGGATTTTATCAGTATTATGGAGGCTTGTGGTTTTTTGGATATTGGTTTCTCTGGACCAAAATTACTTG TGCAACAAAGCTGGGAATCTAGAATAGAAGGCAATCCAATATGGCATCTCCAGTCCAAGTTTAAGCTTCTAAGTAGGAGACTGTGTCAATGGTCCAAAGAGAGCATTGGTGATATTAATGAGGAG AGAAGAATCAACAAGGGATAtgccgagtatgtaaggtggttgGGGCTTCAGGATAATCTGATGAGACAAAAAACTCAGACCAACTGGTTCAAAAAAGGTGATTACAATTCAAGATACATTCATAGCATTTTAAGAAACAGAAGAAGAAGGATTCACCTTCATAGAATAAAGAACCACAGAGGAGCTTGGAATCAAGGAGAAGAGCAAATCTCTAAAGATGCTATTAAACACTTCAAAGGTTTTTTCAATTTGAATCAGCAGACAAGTGATCACAGAATTCCTAATTGTATCCCTACTATGATCAATGATCAGGATAATGAGCATCTCACTATTATTCCAAATGAGGAGGAAATTAAGGAGGCAATTTTCAGTATGAATCCTGAAAGCAGTGTAGGACCTGATAGTTTCAATggaaaattctttcaattctgctggaatATCATTAAAAAAGACATCACTGCCTTTGTCACAGAGTTCTCCAAAGGTAAAAATCTCACAAAGTTTTTAACTCATACCTGTTTAGCACTAATCCCAAAAGTTGAATCTCCGTCCACCTTTCAAGAATTCAGGCCCATTAGTCTTAGTAACTTTACCAATAATATCATCTCTAAACTAGTGGCTAAGAGACTTAGTCCTCTCTTGTCCAAATTAGTTTCAGAAAATCAAAGTGGCTTTATTTCTAGGAGATTAATCACTGAGAATGTAATGCTTGCACAAGAAATTGTGCATGACATTGGGAAACACAACAAGGGTGGTAATAAGGTTATGAAACTTGATATGGCTAAAGCCTATGATAGATTGTCCTGGTCCTTCTTATTCAAGGTCCTGCAGAGATTTGGTTTTTGTGATAATTGGATTGACATGATTAGAAGAATTGTTGATAAT GGATCATCTGCTGAGAAAAGAAAATATCACCGGAGTTCTTGGGAAAATCTTTGCTACCCTAAAGATGAAGGAAGGATTGGAATCAGAACCCTTTTTGACATATCCAACACTTTATCCATCAAAAAATGGTGGAGACTGAGGACAAAGCAATCTCTATGGGCTGATTtcatgaaaaagaaatatttttctaACAAACACATAGTTCAGAAGAAATGGATCCCAGGAAATTCTCAAGGGTGGAAGAATTTGGTATGGGCCAGAAACCATGCTGAAAAGCACATCAAGTGGAATATCAATGCTGGGATTTGCAATTTTTGGTGGGATACCTGGACCAAACATGATCCTTTAGCTATGATCCCATCTGTTAACAGTAATGGCCTTCTAGCTAATCTCACTGTTAAAGAATTTATGCTTAACAAAGCTTGGTATGAAAGAATTCTTTCATGTATTCTACCTTCCAATAGTAttcatgatattaaggacataGAAATTGGTCTTGAAGATCAAGATGATGACCTAGTCTGGAATTGCACAGAGGATGGTATTTACACTAACAAGACTGCCTGGCACATCATCAGAAAAAATAGACAAAAAGATGATTTTTTGAACAATATTTGGCACAAAGTTATACCCTTCAAGGTTTCTTTCTTAGTATGGAGATTATATCATAAAAAGCTGCCTTTCAATGAAGCAATCAACAGACTTAAAATCTACTCTAATGAG TGGTGTAAGGATAATGGTCTTAACAGGGTTATTATTGAGATGGACTCTAAGATCATTTGTGATATGATCAATAGGAAGACTACTACCAATATGAATCTTAAAAATTTGATTCAAAGTACCAGCAGGGGTAATGACACTGTGGACTTCAAGCATTGCTTCAGAGAGGCTAACAAGATTGCTGACTATCTAGCCAAACTTGCTTCAACCAGTGGTAATGAAACTATATACACTTCATATCATCAACTGCCACAAGAAGTGAAGGGGATTAATCCAACTTGA